The Nitrospinota bacterium genome includes the window NNNNNNNNNNNNNNNNNNNCCCTCAAAAATACTCTTAGCAAATATAAAGTGGTTATGCTATAAGCTATGACACGGTTTTTGCCTCGTTTACTTTTTAATGAATGACAGTCCATTGACCAATCCTGATATAACCCAACTCGAAAAAACAGCTCTGGAATTAAGACGACTCGCCCTCAAGATTATTTTTCAGGCTGGGTCGGGTCATCCAGGTGGTAGCTTCTCGGCTACAGATTTAATGACAGCCCTGTTTTTTGGTGGAATTTTAAATAACGATCCCAAGAATCCCAATGACCCCAAAAGAGACCGCTTTTTATTGAGCAAAGGTCACGCAACAGGAATTTATTATGCAGTGCTCGCCAAGGCAGGATACATTGCAGAGACAGATCTCGTCAGTTATAGAAAAATTAACAGTTCAAAGTTTCTTTCCGGGCATCCACATCCCAAAACCCCTGGAATAGAAATAGCCTCTGGAAGTTTGGGGCAGGGACTAAGCATCGGACACGGTATAGCATTAGGAGCCAGGCTTGATGGTTATGATTCAAAAGTTTACGTAATTCTCGGCGATGGAGAATTGCATGAAGGCCAAATCTGGGAAGCCGCCATGTCCGCAGACAAATTCAAAACCAACAATCTCGTTGCGATTGTTGATTACAACAAGGTCGCACAAGACAACATCACCAAAGACCTTAAAGACCTTGAACCTATTGAGGAAAAGTGGAAATCCTTTAACTGGGATGTCCACAGGATCGACGGGCATAATATGCAGGCTATCATGGATGTTCTGCAACTACCTCTGCACCCTGAGAAACCGCGCGTGATCATTGCTGATACAATCAAAGGCAAAGGGGTTAGTTTCATGGAAGGAAAAACCGCATGGCATGGTGTGGCTCCTTCACAGGAAGATTATGATAAAGCTTTAAAGGAGCTGGTGTAATAATGAAAGATGCCGCCACACGTGACGCTTATGGTCAGGCTCTTGTTGATTTGGGTGACGACCCTCGCATAGTCGTCCTTGATGCGGGAGTGAGCGACAGCAGCCGTTCGAAAAAGTTTGGCGATAAATATCCTGAACGTTTCTTCAATGTGGGGATTGCCGAAGCAGACATGGTTTGCACAGCTGCGGGACTGGCAACCACAGGTAAAGTTGCCTTTGCTACAGGATTCGCCTGTTTCCTGTTAGGGCGAACTATGGACCAGGTGCTGGTCAGCATCGCTTATTCCAATACCAACGTGAAACTTGTAGGCACACATACAGGGCTGGCCGTCGGTGAAGATGGGCCAACCGCTCAAATGATCGTGGATATGGCTTATATGCGTGCAATGCCCAATATGATTGTCGTTCAACCGGCGGACTGGGAAGAAACAACCCAGGCAACCAAGGCATTGATAGATTATGAAGGCCCGGCATACTTTCGTTTGGGTCGACCAAAAGTAAAAGGCATTTTCGACAGTTCTTACAAGTTTGAAATTGG containing:
- a CDS encoding transketolase family protein, translated to MMKDAATRDAYGQALVDLGDDPRIVVLDAGVSDSSRSKKFGDKYPERFFNVGIAEADMVCTAAGLATTGKVAFATGFACFLLGRTMDQVLVSIAYSNTNVKLVGTHTGLAVGEDGPTAQMIVDMAYMRAMPNMIVVQPADWEETTQATKALIDYEGPAYFRLGRPKVKGIFDSSYKFEIGKGRVVKKGSDLVIFATGIMVQESLTAMEMLDKEGINVTLVNISTLKPIDRELVIEMASSHNAIITAEDHNYIGGLGDAVGEVLLDAQISKPFKRIAVKDHFAETGTGPQLFEKYGLSANHIAKAVKDSLS
- a CDS encoding transketolase, giving the protein MNDSPLTNPDITQLEKTALELRRLALKIIFQAGSGHPGGSFSATDLMTALFFGGILNNDPKNPNDPKRDRFLLSKGHATGIYYAVLAKAGYIAETDLVSYRKINSSKFLSGHPHPKTPGIEIASGSLGQGLSIGHGIALGARLDGYDSKVYVILGDGELHEGQIWEAAMSADKFKTNNLVAIVDYNKVAQDNITKDLKDLEPIEEKWKSFNWDVHRIDGHNMQAIMDVLQLPLHPEKPRVIIADTIKGKGVSFMEGKTAWHGVAPSQEDYDKALKELV